The following nucleotide sequence is from Natrinema salifodinae.
CTCCCGCTCGCGGCGGCCCTCAGCGATCAGGGAATCGCTATCGGAACCGTCTTGGCGTTCGTCATCGGCGGTGCCGGGGTGAGTATTCCGAATCTCGTCCTACTGAACAAACTGTTTAAGCGCCGACTCTTGCTCGTCTACGCCGGAACGGTTGTGACGATTGGTATCGGTATCGGCGTCGTTTTCAATCATCTCGTCGTCTGAACGATGAATCTACAGCGACAGCGCTGTCGACCGATTTGCCCCTGCGAGGAACGGCCGGAACGAAAGCGCGGTGGTGTCGGCTCGTCTCGTTCGCCAACCAACCTTCGGAAACAACCGCAGCGTAACGATCTCATGACCGGAAGTACACCCGCAGACGACGATGAATCGTTTACCGAAACTGAACAGCGCGAAACAGTACGCGACCGATATACCGCCGTCGCCGCCGAGACGACGGCCGATTCCGACTCGTACACGGGAACGGACTGCTGTGGCGAGACGGAAACGGACTCGGACGATACGACCGCGGAGACGATCACCGGCTGTTGTACGAACGACGAGTCATCGAAGGAGTGGGCGGAACAAGTCGGGTATCAGTCGGCCGAAATCGAGTCAGTTCCGTCCGAAGCGAACCTTGGACTCGGGTGTGGAAATCCGACTGCCATCGCAAACCTCGAGTTGGGTGAATTCGTATTGGACCTAGGCTCCGGCGGCGGATTCGATTGCTTCCTTGCTGCGGATAAAGTCGGGCCAGACGGACTGGTCGTCGGGATTGATATGACGCCCGCGATGATCGAAACAGCGCGCGAAAATCGGTCGGAATCCGACACCGAGAACGTCG
It contains:
- a CDS encoding methyltransferase domain-containing protein, which produces MTGSTPADDDESFTETEQRETVRDRYTAVAAETTADSDSYTGTDCCGETETDSDDTTAETITGCCTNDESSKEWAEQVGYQSAEIESVPSEANLGLGCGNPTAIANLELGEFVLDLGSGGGFDCFLAADKVGPDGLVVGIDMTPAMIETARENRSESDTENV